The following are from one region of the Corynebacterium hindlerae genome:
- a CDS encoding ABC transporter permease: MSNLIRLIGRRLVALPIMVLGVTFLVFFIMSFSPADPARLALGESASLEALEQYRETHGLNDPLLVRYWNFLTGMLHGDLGTTTGNASVTEVVAKAFPITLQLTFLGLIIAAVLSLTFGVIAALYRDKWPDQIIRVISIASLATPSFWLAILLIQWLGTIPGGLGFFPALITAWVPFAENPAVYLNNMFLPAFALAVPVAGSLTRVVRTAMVEELDKDYVRTAIGSGIPKAEVISRNVLRNALITPITVLGLRVGYLMGGAVIIEIIFNIQAMGQLILDGVTRNDVYLVQGVTLTVAIAFIIINIIVDMLYVLVNPRIRSI; encoded by the coding sequence ATGTCAAACCTCATCCGCCTTATCGGAAGAAGGCTGGTGGCGCTCCCAATCATGGTTCTGGGCGTGACTTTCCTGGTCTTCTTTATTATGTCCTTTAGCCCTGCGGATCCTGCCCGTCTTGCTCTCGGTGAATCAGCTTCGCTGGAAGCCCTCGAACAATACCGCGAAACCCACGGACTTAATGACCCACTACTGGTACGCTACTGGAACTTCCTCACCGGTATGCTGCACGGTGATCTTGGCACCACCACCGGCAACGCATCAGTCACCGAAGTTGTGGCTAAGGCCTTCCCCATCACGCTGCAACTCACGTTCCTGGGTCTCATTATCGCCGCGGTACTCTCCCTCACCTTTGGTGTTATTGCCGCTCTTTACCGCGACAAATGGCCTGACCAGATCATCCGCGTCATCTCTATTGCTTCGCTAGCAACCCCATCGTTCTGGCTTGCTATCTTGCTCATCCAATGGCTCGGCACCATCCCCGGCGGTCTGGGATTCTTCCCTGCCCTCATCACGGCCTGGGTCCCATTCGCTGAAAACCCCGCGGTCTACCTCAACAACATGTTCTTGCCGGCATTCGCACTCGCGGTCCCGGTGGCCGGTTCCCTCACCCGCGTGGTTCGCACCGCCATGGTAGAGGAGCTTGATAAGGACTATGTTCGCACCGCCATCGGTTCGGGTATCCCTAAGGCAGAGGTCATCTCCCGCAACGTCTTGCGCAACGCACTCATTACCCCGATTACTGTCCTCGGCCTGCGCGTAGGCTACCTCATGGGTGGCGCAGTCATTATCGAAATCATCTTTAACATCCAGGCTATGGGCCAGCTCATTCTTGATGGTGTTACCCGCAATGACGTTTACCTCGTGCAGGGTGTCACTCTCACCGTGGCCATTGCCTTCATCATCATCAACATCATCGTTGACATGCTCTATGTCCTCGTTAACCCACGCATCAGGAGCATCTAA
- a CDS encoding ABC transporter substrate-binding protein yields MTRAYSRRDFMKISGVIGAAAGFSATLAACATPAQNGGSDAPAADPNSKNPDGTLTAAISYELGTNGYDPMNTTAALTVAANWHTLEGLTEMDPATGKVTTALAKEMPKATGTTAEVALRDGAQFHDGSPVTADDVVFSFERVLDKANKSLYASFIPFIEKVTAKDDKTVEFTLSHETGVFADRLAVVKIVPKKAVEADADAFAANPVGSGPYKMTDNGGTSKTIQFERFEAYNGPRPALAKKMTWQIIPDASTRTNAIQSKTVQAIDSVPYLSVEQLKAVSTVESVQGFGLLFAMFNCDPGSKFNDLKNRQAFMYALDMDKIIETGMLGQATAATSFLHKEHPSYKQAKTVYTYKPEKARELFAETGLKEMRLLCTDHDWVKKCTPLIEQSLTGVGLKVEFTEKKSSDVYNTIDGKPEAYDVVIAPGDPSVFGSDPDLLMRWWYAGDTWTDSRMHWKGSESYDEVQKLLDEGLKALDSSVQEQKWAELFDKLLEYIPLYPLFHRKSTTAWDKSTLIDFKPISLTGLSFLDVATTK; encoded by the coding sequence ATGACCCGCGCATACTCCCGCCGCGACTTCATGAAAATCTCCGGAGTGATCGGCGCAGCCGCCGGCTTCTCCGCAACCCTGGCCGCCTGTGCCACCCCAGCTCAAAACGGTGGCAGCGATGCCCCAGCAGCGGATCCTAATTCCAAGAACCCAGATGGCACCCTCACCGCAGCCATCTCCTACGAATTGGGAACCAACGGCTACGACCCAATGAACACCACCGCAGCCCTCACAGTTGCAGCAAACTGGCACACCCTTGAAGGCCTCACGGAAATGGACCCTGCCACCGGCAAGGTCACCACCGCACTGGCAAAGGAAATGCCTAAAGCCACCGGAACCACAGCCGAAGTCGCCCTCCGCGATGGTGCACAGTTCCACGACGGCAGCCCCGTCACCGCGGACGACGTGGTGTTCTCCTTCGAACGAGTCCTCGACAAAGCAAACAAGTCCCTCTACGCTTCCTTCATCCCGTTCATTGAGAAGGTCACTGCTAAGGACGACAAGACCGTCGAATTCACCCTCTCCCACGAAACCGGCGTCTTCGCTGACCGCCTGGCAGTAGTCAAGATCGTGCCAAAGAAGGCCGTCGAAGCAGATGCCGACGCTTTCGCAGCCAACCCAGTTGGTTCGGGCCCATACAAGATGACCGACAACGGCGGCACTTCTAAGACCATCCAGTTCGAACGCTTCGAAGCCTACAACGGCCCACGCCCAGCATTGGCCAAGAAGATGACGTGGCAGATCATCCCTGATGCCTCCACCCGCACCAACGCCATCCAGTCCAAGACTGTTCAGGCTATCGATTCGGTGCCATACCTTTCCGTCGAGCAACTCAAGGCAGTATCCACCGTGGAATCTGTCCAAGGCTTCGGACTGCTGTTTGCCATGTTCAACTGCGACCCAGGCAGCAAGTTCAATGACCTCAAGAACCGCCAGGCGTTCATGTACGCCCTCGACATGGACAAGATCATTGAAACCGGCATGCTCGGCCAAGCTACTGCAGCTACCAGCTTCCTCCACAAGGAGCACCCAAGCTACAAGCAAGCCAAGACCGTCTACACCTACAAGCCAGAAAAGGCCCGTGAGCTCTTCGCCGAAACTGGCCTGAAGGAGATGCGCCTGCTGTGCACTGACCACGACTGGGTAAAGAAGTGCACCCCGCTCATCGAGCAGTCCCTAACTGGCGTCGGCCTGAAGGTGGAATTCACCGAAAAGAAGTCCTCCGATGTATATAACACCATCGACGGCAAACCAGAAGCCTACGATGTCGTCATCGCCCCTGGTGATCCATCCGTCTTCGGTTCCGACCCGGACCTGCTGATGCGCTGGTGGTACGCCGGTGACACCTGGACCGACAGCCGCATGCACTGGAAGGGCAGCGAAAGCTACGACGAAGTCCAGAAGCTGCTGGATGAGGGCCTTAAAGCCCTGGATTCCTCAGTCCAAGAGCAAAAGTGGGCCGAGCTCTTTGACAAGCTTTTGGAATACATCCCGTTGTACCCACTGTTCCACCGCAAGAGCACCACTGCATGGGACAAGTCCACCCTGATTGATTTCAAGCCGATTTCTCTCACTGGACTTTCCTTCCTGGATGTAGCTACCACAAAGTAG